CCGAGCTGACGGTCGACGCGCTCAGCAACAAGGTGGTGCCGGTCCCCGGACTGCGGTATACCGAGGCCGAGTGGGCGCGGATGCTGGCCAAGCAAGCGGAGCTGCAGGCCGAGCTCGATGTGATCGTTGCCGAGGCCAACGCCGTCGACGAGCAATTGGCCTCAGCGGTCAACATGGCTGACGGAGATGCGCCCGTCCCGGCGGAGTCCGGTCCGCCGGTCGGTCCCGAAGGCCTGACACCGACACAGCTTGCCAGCGACGCCAACGAGGAGCGGCTGCGCGAGGAGCGCGCCAAGCTGCAAGCCCGTATCGGACAGTTGCAGGGACGATACGACGACCTTGCGGCACAGGCTGCCAGAGATTACAACAACGGCATCCTGAACAGCGATGTGTTAGGCCAGCTTGCCGCCCTTGATGGTCAGCTGAATGCCGCCAAGGGTCGGCTGGCCGACCTTGACGCCGTCGATCAGGCGCTGCGCAATGCCCCGGAGACTTACCTCGCCCAACTCCGGATTCCCGACGACCCGCACCAGCAGGTGCTGGCGGCCGTGGCCGTCGGCAATCCGGATACCGCGGCCAACGTGTCGGTGACCGTGCCTGGGGTGGGTTCCACAACTCGAGGTACTTTGCCCGGGATGGTGACCGAGGCCCGCAACTTGCAGAGAGAAGAAATTCGGCAACTCAATGCCGCCGGCAAGCCCGCGTCAGTTGCCACGATCGCTTGGATGGGCTACACGCCGCCGCCCAACCCGCTCGACACCGGGAGCGCGGGCGATTTGTGGCAGACCATGACCGACGAGCAGGCACGAGCCGGCGCTGCGGACTTATCAAGGTATCTGCAGCAGGTCCGAGCAAACAACCCCAATGGCCACCTGACGGTGTTGGGACACTCCTACGGGTCGCTAACCGCGTCGCTGGCCTTGCAGGACCTCAACGCCCACGGTTCCCACCCGGTTAACGATGTGGTGTTCTACGGCTCGCCCGGCCTGGAACTGTACAGCCCGGCGCAGCTCGGGCTCGACCACGGGCAGGCCTACGTCATGCAGGCGCCGCACGACCTCATCACAGATCTGGTGGCCCCGGTGGCACCATTGCACGGCTGGGGTCCAGACCCCTACCTGACCCCCGGCCTGACGGAACTTTCGTCGCAGGCAGGTTTCGATCCTGGCGGCATTTGGCGTGACGGGGTGTATGCCCATGGCGACTATCCTCGCGTCTTCCAAGACGCCGCTGGCCAGCCGCAGCTGCGGATGTCCGGCTACAACTTCGCGGCGATCGCCGCCGGGCTGCCCGGCAACAAGGTGGAGGCGCCGTTGCTTCCGCCGGTTCTGGGCGGTGGCATGCCCGGCGCGCCGGGCCCGGTACCGGAAGGGGGGCACTGATGCGGTGGCCGATGGCGTGGCTGCTGACCGTGGTCTGTGTGATGGTGCTGGGCTGCGGTCGCAGCGGTCATGGGACCGGTAGTGGAGAGGAGGGGCCGTTGAGCCCGGAGAAGGTCGCCGAACTTGAGAACGCATTGCGCGCCAAGCCGGCGCTGGAAGCAGCGAAGGACGAGTACCGGGCTGTGGCGGCCGAAATGGCAAATGCAATCACAGCATTGGTGCCCGGGTTGACATGGAGGACCGACATGGATACCTGGACGGGCTGCGGTGGCGATTATGAATGGACCAGGGCAAAAGCCGCGTATTTCATGGTGGTCTTCAGTGGACCAATCCCGGACGACAAGTGGCCGCAGGCCGTGCAGATCGTAAAAGACCGTGGTAAACAATTCGGCGCCACCAACTTCGGGGTGATGAAAAACAAGCCTGGCGATCACGATGTCTACATCGCGGGCCATGGCGGAGTCGAGTTCAAGCTATCCACTCAGAAGGCGGCGGTGCTCACCGCGCAATCGGACTGCCGCATCAGCCAAACCGATACGCCGAAACCCTCGCCCAGCGCGTAGCGGTTCGGACCGTGGCAAAAGACTAGTGACGCAGGTTCCCGACATGCGATGGCTTGTGGCCTGGCTGGCCGTGGTTTGTGTGATGGTGCTGGGCTGTGGTCGCATCGGTCATGGAACCGGTCGTGGTGAGGAGGGGCCGTTGAGCCCCGAAAAGGTGGCCGAATTGGAGAACCCGCTGCGGGCCAAGCCTTCATTGGAGGCCGCCAGGGAGGAGTATCGCGCCGCGGTGACGCAGATGGCCAATTCGATCACAGGCTTGGTGCCGGGGTTGACTTGGCGAACCGATATGGACAGCTGGAACCACTGTGAAGGCGAATATGTATGGACCGACGCCAAGATGGCTTACCTCATGGTGGTCTTCAGTGGACCAATCCCGGACGACAAGTGGCCGCAGGCCGTGCAGATCGTCAAAGACCGTGGTAAACAATTCGGCGCCACCAACTTCGGGGTGATGAAAAACAAGCCTGGCGATCACGATGTCTACATCGCGGGCCATGGCGGAGTCGAGTTCAAGCTATCCACTCAGAAAGCGGCGGTCCTCACGGCACAGTCAGATTGCCGGATCAGCGAAACCGACACCCCGAAACCACCGCCAACCTCCTAGCCGCCGGAGAGGACATTGATGCGATTGCCCATGGCGTGGCTGATGGTCCTAATTCTTGTGATGGGCCTAGGCTGCGGTCGCATCGGTCATGGAACCGGTCGTGGAGAGGAAGGCCCGTTGAGCCCCGAAAAGGTGGCCGAATTGGAGAACCCGCTGCGGGCTAAGCCGCCGCTAGAGGCCGCCAAGGATCAGTACCGGGCCGCGGTGACTCAGATGGCCAACGCGATAACGGCCCTGGTGCCTGGGTTGACTTGGTCGATGGACATGGATACCTGGACTGGCTGCGGCGGTGACTACGAGTGGACCAGGGCCAAAGCGGCCTATTTCATGGTC
The nucleotide sequence above comes from Mycobacterium pseudokansasii. Encoded proteins:
- a CDS encoding alpha/beta hydrolase family protein; amino-acid sequence: MSLTVADIDRWNAQAVREVFHAAKSRAEVTLEVSRQLATLSIFASSGGKTAEAAAHQNEGLRRDLDAHGYEALAVARAADRAADGIVKVQSDLAALRKAAAAAELTVDALSNKVVPVPGLRYTEAEWARMLAKQAELQAELDVIVAEANAVDEQLASAVNMADGDAPVPAESGPPVGPEGLTPTQLASDANEERLREERAKLQARIGQLQGRYDDLAAQAARDYNNGILNSDVLGQLAALDGQLNAAKGRLADLDAVDQALRNAPETYLAQLRIPDDPHQQVLAAVAVGNPDTAANVSVTVPGVGSTTRGTLPGMVTEARNLQREEIRQLNAAGKPASVATIAWMGYTPPPNPLDTGSAGDLWQTMTDEQARAGAADLSRYLQQVRANNPNGHLTVLGHSYGSLTASLALQDLNAHGSHPVNDVVFYGSPGLELYSPAQLGLDHGQAYVMQAPHDLITDLVAPVAPLHGWGPDPYLTPGLTELSSQAGFDPGGIWRDGVYAHGDYPRVFQDAAGQPQLRMSGYNFAAIAAGLPGNKVEAPLLPPVLGGGMPGAPGPVPEGGH
- a CDS encoding LppA family lipoprotein — encoded protein: MRWPMAWLLTVVCVMVLGCGRSGHGTGSGEEGPLSPEKVAELENALRAKPALEAAKDEYRAVAAEMANAITALVPGLTWRTDMDTWTGCGGDYEWTRAKAAYFMVVFSGPIPDDKWPQAVQIVKDRGKQFGATNFGVMKNKPGDHDVYIAGHGGVEFKLSTQKAAVLTAQSDCRISQTDTPKPSPSA
- a CDS encoding LppA family lipoprotein; the protein is MRWLVAWLAVVCVMVLGCGRIGHGTGRGEEGPLSPEKVAELENPLRAKPSLEAAREEYRAAVTQMANSITGLVPGLTWRTDMDSWNHCEGEYVWTDAKMAYLMVVFSGPIPDDKWPQAVQIVKDRGKQFGATNFGVMKNKPGDHDVYIAGHGGVEFKLSTQKAAVLTAQSDCRISETDTPKPPPTS
- a CDS encoding LppA family lipoprotein; translated protein: MRLPMAWLMVLILVMGLGCGRIGHGTGRGEEGPLSPEKVAELENPLRAKPPLEAAKDQYRAAVTQMANAITALVPGLTWSMDMDTWTGCGGDYEWTRAKAAYFMVGFSGPIPDDNWPQAVQIVKDGAKQFGVTNFGVMKDKPGDHDIYISGAGGIFKLGTQVASSLTAQSDCRISQTDTPKPTPTP